From Bosea sp. NBC_00550, the proteins below share one genomic window:
- a CDS encoding type II toxin-antitoxin system VapB family antitoxin — MRTNIELDDTLLAEAMKATGLPTKRATVEEALRIVVRQHRQRHALEELSGLGWEGDLDAMRQDIVEPDHR, encoded by the coding sequence ATGCGGACCAATATCGAACTGGACGATACGCTCCTCGCAGAAGCGATGAAGGCGACCGGCTTGCCGACCAAGCGCGCCACAGTCGAGGAGGCGTTGCGCATCGTCGTCAGGCAACATCGTCAGCGTCACGCTCTGGAAGAACTCAGCGGCCTCGGCTGGGAAGGCGACCTCGACGCGATGCGGCAGGACATCGTCGAGCCGGATCACCGGTGA
- the vapC gene encoding type II toxin-antitoxin system VapC family toxin, with the protein MIVVDSSVWIALLRGEISRGVTVLRSLENTGEILVGDIVLLEILRGARDEAHAAAIEERIRQFAMVAMLSPALAVLAAWHYRELRKQGITVRKTADLIIAAFCIEHGHLLLHQYRDFDPFAAHCGLQLA; encoded by the coding sequence GTGATCGTCGTCGACTCGTCGGTCTGGATCGCTTTGCTGCGTGGCGAGATTTCGCGCGGCGTCACCGTGCTGCGATCCCTGGAGAACACCGGGGAGATCCTCGTCGGGGATATCGTTCTCCTCGAAATCCTGCGTGGCGCTCGCGATGAAGCCCACGCCGCGGCGATCGAAGAACGGATCCGCCAATTTGCCATGGTGGCCATGCTGTCGCCAGCCCTCGCTGTGCTGGCTGCATGGCATTATCGAGAGCTCCGCAAACAGGGCATCACCGTGCGCAAAACCGCTGACCTGATCATTGCGGCCTTCTGTATCGAGCATGGCCACCTTCTGCTCCATCAGTATCGCGATTTCGATCCATTTGCCGCCCATTG